The Triticum dicoccoides isolate Atlit2015 ecotype Zavitan chromosome 6A, WEW_v2.0, whole genome shotgun sequence genome has a window encoding:
- the LOC119318457 gene encoding uncharacterized protein LOC119318457, protein MASSSARRLAAHWHWVVDALAGDEALDFSLIQALVGASPEPLAGAPEATRERLALRCLQEVVSVAAQGEAPAAAAAAAGVGGRTMLRVDAARSCEELLLELLGQVGSSGSLEKDMVLPFIKDIQKFICTKTPALPETSFELLREVIPDFASMVPPSPVQQGGKNNGNDQSFCSISPDHVNTERHGCHTDSSDFQRQKDPMERTPDLHEPSRLYNRCYDRPQEDTIGVSVRSAQMSPSKDSRKMSITTEPASASCSAALLRSNTELMSKQDAVETTMSQEKSPTTILQQESCGDKYRNPCHDNDGERPHGDDTNIHLSKNLSHEGLTMQAMVAPDSDRTNALWTNTFETNHLPEFVAADVTGVMTELHGRKTQRNSLQHDSGETAVQVLDEGSARIQLVEKGPGHNELNLQTAGVVPSVSCNRAVQGDKSETNLQQENATGHSKIFEKNGVKAHLEVSCADKANPALLDDVNILENNTSGGRQTALDSPCCNVPSSSQDKDANGSIKGLTEQDLCIKCGKDGQLLKCSSCSLAAHDGCFGSPVTFDASGQFHCPVCFYTKATEAYQKAKKAYFEARKNLSAFLGTKQFPKLDEQSTGKQQIATNSKDHLNECNTSKRQGNHQSEADNLSHMDEEPSLQRNKQRTNDTSVACPEDQLNGCNTSERQGNHQSEADNLSHKDEEPGEQRKKQKTNDTSDACPEEDQLNGCNTSKRQGNNKSNAYNLSHKDLEPGQQRKKQKTNATSDACCEEVVTEKASFGLNSNIAPNKDSVLQNKRKQVHVTEHEQSVENAEAHEDGNGNSFCEPQHSSQNRCSPVVSQNVEADKHVSLTTSHECESSDEIEATSSNDSGKQLSPPWRNMRHHKAKFQEKETVVSKNSKKALGCQDQHMPSPSRKRKYAPPKRYCNPVAPAGRRSKLCWTEEEEQTLRDAMLKFTPKDDELIPWIQILEYASHLFIGHLMQQRSKTRRSWCWGWISPSPQGSSKSERSTRRPRRRVVQPPKKARNASGGDKEPDFLGEPFNADEARTKWPQRYQQGPAKRPDEEDDVMARCQYRSAKVDDVVYTLGDDDYVMAIYAMTGSGENEADYIGRITEFFEGTDQCHYFTCRWFFLPEDKVRID, encoded by the exons ATGGCGTCTTCCTCCGCTCGCCGGCTCGCCGCCCACTGGCACTGGGTCGTCGAcgccctcgccggcgacgaggccctCGACTTCTCCCTCATCCAAG CGCTGGTGggcgcctcgccggagccgctcgCGGGCGCGCCGGAGGCAACGCGGGAGAGGCTCGCGCTCCGATGCCTGCAGGaggtcgtctccgtcgccgcccaggGCGAGGccccggctgcggcggcggcggcggcgggggtggggggCAGGACGATGCTTAGGGTTGATGCCGCCCGCTCCTGCGAGGAGTTGCTGCTGGAGCTACTCGGACAG GTTGGTAGTTCAGGAAGCCTGGAGAAAGATATGGTTCTGCCTTTTATCAAGGATATCCAAAAGTTTATATGTACCAAAACACCGGCTTTACCAGAAACTTCTTTTGAGTTG CTTAGAGAAGTGATCCCAGATTTCGCATCTATGGTCCCACCGTCCCCAGTGCAGCAgggtggcaagaacaatggcaatgACCAGTCGTTCTGCAGCATCAGCCCTGATCATGTAAACACAGAGAGGCATGGGTGCCATACAGATAGTTCTGATTTTCAGCGACAGAAGGATCCTATGGAGCGAACTCCAGATTTGCATGAACCATCTAGGCTGTACAATAGGTGTTACGATCGCCCTCAAGAAGATACCATTGGTGTCAGTGTCAGGTCCGCACAAATGAGTCCAAGTAAAGATAGTAGAAAAATGTCCATTACAACTGAGCCTGCTTCAGCTAGCTGCAGTGCTGCTTTGCTCCGAAGTAATACTGAACTTATGTCAAAGCAGGATGCGGTGGAGACTACCATGTCCCAAGAAAAGAGTCCTACTACCATTCTTCAGCAAGAATCCTGTGGAGACAAGTACAGAAATCCATGCCACGATAATGATGGAGAGAGACCACATGGTGATGACACCAACATTCATTTATCAAAGAATCTCAGTCATGAAGGATTGACCATGCAGGCTATGGTGGCTCCAGATTCTGACAGAACTAATGCTTTATGGACAAATACATTTGAAACAAATCACTTGCCTGAGTTTGTTGCTGCAGATGTTACAGGCGTGATGACAGAATTACATGGCAGAAAAACCCAAAGGAATTCACTGCAACATGACAGTGGCGAGACAGCAGTTCAAGTTCTGGATGAGGGTAGTGCCAGGATTCAGCTAGTGGAAAAGGGTCCTGGTCATAATGAACTGAATCTGCAAACTGCTGGTGTTGTACCTTCTGTAAGCTGCAACAGGGCTGTTCAAGGAGATAAATCTGAAACCAACCTTCAACAAGAGAATGCTACAGGGCATTCTAAAATATTTGAGAAGAATGGCGTTAAGGCTCATCTCGAGGTCAGTTGTGCTGACAAAGCTAATCCAGCACTACTTGATGATGTCAACATCTTGGAAAATAATACATCCGGTGGTAGGCAGACTGCTCTAGATTCTCCTTGCTGCAATGTGCCGTCCTCTAGTCAGGATAAAGATGCCAATGGTTCCATCAAGGGCCTTACGGAGCAAGATTTGTGCATAAAATGTGGTAAAGATGGACAGTTGCTGAAATGTAGCAGCTGCTCATTAGCCGCCCATGATGGCTGTTTTGGTTCACCAGTGACTTTTGATGCTTCTGGCCAGTTTCATTGCCCTGTATGCTTCTATACTAAAGCTACCGAAGCATATCAAAAGGCTAAAAAAGCATATTTCGAAGCTAGGAAGAACCTATCTGCTTTCCTTGGCACAAAGCAATTCCCAAAGCTAGATGAACAATCTACTGGAAAACAACAAATAGCTACCAACAGCAAGGATCACTTGAATGAGTGTAATACATCCAAAAGGCAAGGTAACCATCAATCTGAAGCGGATAATCTTTCTCATATGGATGAAGAACCTAGTCTGCAGAGGAATAAGCAGAGAACAAATGATACAAGTGTTGCGTGTCCTGAGGATCAGTTGAATGGGTGTAATACATCCGAAAGGCAAGGGAACCATCAGTCTGAAGCTGACAACCTTTCTCATAAGGATGAAGAACCTGGTGAGCAGAGGAAGAAGCAGAAAACAAATGATACAAGTGATGCATGTCCTGAGGAGGATCAGTTGAATGGGTGTAATACTTCCAAAAGGCAAGGTAACAATAAGTCTAATGCATATAACCTTTCTCATAAGGATTTAGAACCTGGTCAgcagaggaagaagcagaagacaaATGCGACAAGTGATGCTTGTTGTGAGGAGGTAGTCACTGAAAAGGCATCTTTTGGTCTGAATTCTAATATTGCACCAAATAAAGATTCTgtactccaaaataaaagaaaacaagttCATGTTACAGAGCATGAGCAGTCTGTGGAAAAtgcagaagcccatgaagatggtaACGGCAATTCATTTTGTGAACCGCAACATTCATCTCAGAACAGATGTAGTCCTGTTGTCAGTCAGAATGTTGAGGCTGATAAACATGTCAGTCTTACAACTTCTCATGAGTGTGAAAGTTCCGATGAAATAGAAGCTACGTCTTCAAATGATTCTGGCAAGCAGTTGTCACCCCCTTGGCGAAACATGAGACACCACAAAGCAAAATTTCAAGAAAAGGAGACTGTAgtatcaaaaaattctaaaaaggcATTGGGATGCCAGGATCAGCACATGCCTTCACCATCAAGAAAACGGAAGTATGCACCACCCAAGCGTTA CTGTAATCCTGTTGCACCAGCTGGAAGGCGCTCAAAGCTCTGTTGgacagaagaagaagagcaaactttgagg GATGCAATGTTAAAATTCACCCCAAAGGACGATGAGCTGATTCCATGGATTCAGATATTAGAATATG CTAGCCACTTGTTCATCGGACACCTAATGCAGCAAAGGAGCAAGACGAGgaggagctggtgctggggttggatatcaCCTAGTCCTCAGGGGAGCAGCAAGAGTGAACGGAGCACGCGGCGGCCAAGGAGGCGCGTGGTGCAGCCGCCCAAGAAAGCCAGGAACGCGTCTGGGGGCGACAAGGAGCCCGATTTCCTCGGGGAGCCCTTCAACGCCGATGAGGCACGCACCAAGTGGCCACAACGCTACCAGCAAGGCCCCGCAAAGAG GCCAGATGAGGAGGACGACGTCATGGCGCGGTGCCAATACCGCTCTGCCAAGGTTGACGACGTAGTCTACACGCTGGGCGACGACGACTATGTCATG GCTATCTATGCCATGACTGGTT CTGGGGAAAATGAGGCTGATTACATTGGCCGAATAACTGAGTTCTTTGAGGGTACCGACCAGTGCCACTACTTTACATGTCGTTGGTTCTTTCTTCCAGAGGACAAGGTGCGTATTGATTAA